A portion of the Streptomyces erythrochromogenes genome contains these proteins:
- a CDS encoding 4'-phosphopantetheinyl transferase family protein produces MTAPGSPSLGPPLGEPVAVVPGGDSWDRVRDDLATHGTALVYAWLRDLEPVVPPGDGLRELLGRDWTRYLDLTHADVRGRYIASRMLLKYAAGAVLDSDPADLELAYGPTGRPYLRGCDQIDISLSHTDDLLLVGLTTCGLIGVDAERADREMHGSGLGRHICTPYESVLLSGMPEPQRNDALVRLWTLKEAYSKAIGQGMQFRFTEFGFGPDGRAVRVQRPDGTPGTGDEWIFRTFPVADGYVVSAAVYDAGFGRLQDAHVTTMLDQDCVDAITEALDEVPDRA; encoded by the coding sequence ATGACCGCCCCGGGCAGCCCCTCGCTCGGCCCGCCGCTCGGTGAGCCCGTCGCCGTGGTACCGGGCGGCGACTCGTGGGACCGGGTCCGGGACGACCTGGCCACCCACGGGACCGCCCTGGTCTACGCGTGGCTGAGGGACCTGGAGCCGGTCGTGCCCCCCGGCGACGGGCTGCGCGAGCTGCTCGGCCGCGACTGGACGCGTTACCTGGACCTGACGCACGCCGACGTGCGGGGCCGCTACATCGCCTCCCGGATGCTCCTCAAGTACGCGGCGGGTGCGGTGCTCGACAGCGATCCCGCCGACCTGGAACTGGCCTACGGGCCGACCGGGCGCCCGTACCTGCGCGGCTGCGACCAGATCGACATCAGCCTCAGCCACACCGACGACCTGCTGCTCGTGGGCCTGACGACCTGTGGGCTGATCGGTGTCGACGCGGAGCGCGCCGACCGCGAGATGCACGGCAGCGGCCTCGGCCGGCACATCTGCACCCCGTACGAGTCGGTGCTGCTGTCGGGGATGCCGGAACCGCAGCGCAACGACGCCCTCGTACGCCTGTGGACGCTCAAGGAGGCCTACAGCAAGGCGATCGGCCAGGGCATGCAGTTCCGTTTCACCGAGTTCGGCTTCGGTCCCGACGGCCGCGCCGTGCGGGTCCAGCGGCCCGACGGCACTCCGGGGACCGGGGACGAGTGGATCTTCCGTACGTTCCCGGTCGCCGACGGCTACGTGGTCAGTGCGGCGGTGTACGACGCGGGCTTCGGCCGGCTCCAGGACGCCCACGTGACGACGATGCTCGACCAGGACTGCGTGGACGCCATCACCGAGGCGCTCGACGAGGTCCCGGACAGGGCCTAG
- a CDS encoding phosphopantetheine-binding protein gives MGLDSLDVFLRTVRGDLGLDIAVPEGADTALGELPGWDSLNLLRLVALLEESGHRVPVHRLLEARSLREVHTLVKEYG, from the coding sequence ATGGGCCTCGATAGCCTCGACGTGTTCCTGCGGACGGTCCGCGGCGACCTCGGCCTGGACATCGCCGTCCCCGAAGGCGCGGACACGGCTCTGGGCGAACTGCCGGGCTGGGATTCGCTGAACCTGCTCCGACTGGTGGCGCTCCTGGAGGAGTCCGGCCACCGGGTACCGGTACACCGCCTGCTGGAGGCGCGCAGCCTCCGGGAGGTCCACACACTCGTGAAGGAGTACGGATGA
- a CDS encoding HAD-IIIC family phosphatase, producing the protein MTKGPDRLRELRERGLLEKAYDRVPALLADEDGPGDAAAAGRLLAALDHDAVLGHHPHTPVVTVAVTGQSTVGHVVDPLRGELARHGMLLRAVVGEHGTYLRDLTDPAGELRAAAPDLTLCLLDAETLFSQVPAVWGPEDVERAGEEALDRCAALAAEAPGTLVLNTVPLPRSCSHQLLDHRSRARLGAVWREFNARLLRLTESADRLVVIDLEPLVGEGGPVTDPRLARHAKVQLGAGLLAAYAREIGHLARAVRGRVRKCLVLDLDDTLWDGVLGEDGPDGVAAAGTLRGEAFGAFQKCVKQLASQGVLLAVSSKNDEGLVLEALASHPDLVLREPDFAAVNANWEPKDANLADIARTLDLAPDALVFADDSPAERAQVRLGAPEVAVVALDAEPALHVTRLLADGWFDTLRLTDEDRARPGEYRRRRERGALRAGSGSYEEFLRALEVSVGLGPPRPHEFARVSQLTLRTNQFNLIGVGYTEAELARRAADPGRLLLVARSADRFGDNGLVGAVLGSIAGEVLRLDGMWLSCRVLGRGVEQACLALLLARARELGLSAVGARYVPTARNHRARDFYPSCGFTPADPGGSEGSADGPVVFRHDLARLPQVPAHVRITETPGGGLADGPR; encoded by the coding sequence ATGACCAAGGGACCGGACCGGCTGCGCGAACTGCGCGAGCGGGGACTGCTGGAGAAGGCCTACGACCGGGTGCCGGCGCTGCTCGCCGACGAGGACGGGCCCGGCGACGCCGCCGCGGCGGGCCGGCTGCTCGCCGCCCTCGACCACGACGCCGTACTCGGCCACCACCCGCACACCCCGGTGGTGACGGTGGCGGTCACCGGGCAGTCCACCGTGGGCCACGTCGTCGACCCCCTCAGGGGCGAACTGGCCCGCCACGGCATGCTGCTGCGGGCGGTGGTCGGCGAGCACGGCACGTACCTGCGCGACCTCACCGATCCGGCCGGCGAGCTCCGGGCGGCCGCACCGGACCTCACCCTGTGCCTGCTGGACGCCGAGACCCTCTTCTCCCAGGTCCCCGCAGTGTGGGGACCCGAGGACGTCGAGCGCGCGGGCGAAGAGGCGCTGGACCGGTGCGCCGCCCTCGCCGCCGAGGCTCCCGGGACCCTGGTGCTCAACACCGTGCCGCTGCCCCGCTCCTGCAGCCACCAGCTCCTCGACCACCGCTCGCGAGCCCGACTGGGCGCCGTCTGGCGGGAGTTCAACGCCCGTCTGCTGCGCCTGACCGAGTCCGCCGACCGGCTCGTGGTGATCGACCTGGAACCGCTGGTCGGCGAGGGCGGGCCGGTCACCGACCCGCGCCTGGCCCGCCACGCCAAGGTCCAGCTCGGCGCCGGGCTCCTGGCGGCGTACGCCCGCGAGATCGGGCACCTGGCCCGCGCGGTCCGCGGCAGGGTCCGCAAGTGCCTCGTGCTCGACCTCGACGACACCCTGTGGGACGGGGTGCTCGGCGAGGACGGCCCCGACGGCGTCGCGGCGGCCGGCACCCTGCGCGGAGAGGCGTTCGGCGCCTTCCAGAAGTGCGTCAAACAGCTCGCCTCCCAGGGCGTGCTCCTCGCCGTGAGCAGCAAGAACGACGAGGGCCTGGTCCTGGAGGCGCTCGCCTCCCATCCCGACCTCGTCCTGCGCGAGCCGGACTTCGCCGCCGTCAACGCCAACTGGGAGCCCAAGGACGCCAACCTCGCCGACATCGCGCGGACCCTGGACCTGGCTCCCGACGCCCTCGTCTTCGCCGACGACTCGCCGGCGGAACGCGCCCAGGTCCGGCTCGGCGCACCCGAGGTCGCCGTCGTGGCGCTCGACGCGGAACCGGCGCTCCACGTGACCCGCCTGCTCGCCGACGGCTGGTTCGACACCCTGCGGCTGACCGACGAGGACCGCGCCAGGCCCGGCGAGTACCGCAGGCGGCGCGAGCGCGGGGCGCTGCGGGCCGGTTCGGGCTCGTACGAGGAGTTCCTGCGAGCCCTGGAGGTGAGCGTCGGGCTCGGCCCGCCCCGCCCCCACGAGTTCGCCCGCGTGTCCCAATTGACCCTTCGGACCAACCAGTTCAACCTGATCGGTGTGGGATACACCGAAGCCGAGCTGGCCCGGCGGGCCGCCGATCCGGGGCGGCTGCTGCTCGTGGCGCGCAGCGCGGACCGGTTCGGCGACAACGGTCTGGTGGGTGCGGTGCTGGGATCCATCGCCGGGGAGGTGCTCCGGCTGGACGGCATGTGGCTCAGCTGCCGGGTGCTCGGCCGCGGCGTGGAACAGGCCTGCCTCGCGCTGCTGCTGGCCCGCGCACGGGAGCTCGGACTGTCCGCGGTCGGCGCCCGGTACGTGCCCACGGCCCGCAACCACCGTGCCCGGGACTTCTACCCGTCCTGCGGGTTCACCCCGGCGGATCCCGGCGGAAGCGAAGGCTCCGCAGACGGTCCGGTGGTGTTCCGCCACGACCTGGCCCGGCTGCCGCAGGTGCCCGCGCACGTGCGCATCACCGAAACCCCGGGAGGAGGGCTGGCCGATGGGCCTCGATAG
- a CDS encoding 3-oxoacyl-ACP synthase III family protein → MTRGPHAADRAAVYLASTGTALPGDPVDNAALGRLLGVSEEWIDIFVGTRTRHFGWDPVTGEVRGSLADLCAEAGARAMDAAGLGPADVEFVVLATATPDTLLPTTASEVADRLGLDHLPVYQIQAGCSGAVQALDLGRTLVLGGRRAGLVLGGDVTHRFLSPRRDTARMPTEELVNHVLFGDGAGAAVLTDEPEGERIALRSVLNSWTGRGRPPGQLLDWYGTTDRDSQRRMLAEDYKAIEEHVPAISVEILWELLGGLGWGLDDIAFLLPPQLSERMTARIVERLPAGPAREVSCVAETGNTGNALPFLQVDRLLPQFATGDRALALCVESSRWIRAGFALEKV, encoded by the coding sequence GTGACGCGGGGACCGCACGCGGCGGACCGCGCCGCCGTGTACCTCGCCTCGACCGGAACGGCGCTGCCCGGCGACCCGGTGGACAACGCCGCGCTCGGCAGGCTGCTCGGCGTCAGCGAGGAGTGGATCGACATCTTCGTCGGCACGCGGACCCGGCACTTCGGCTGGGACCCGGTCACCGGCGAGGTCCGCGGCTCGCTCGCCGACCTGTGCGCCGAGGCCGGGGCCCGGGCCATGGACGCCGCCGGACTCGGCCCCGCCGACGTCGAGTTCGTGGTGCTGGCCACCGCGACCCCCGACACGCTCCTGCCGACCACCGCGAGCGAGGTGGCCGACCGGCTCGGCCTCGACCACCTGCCGGTCTACCAGATCCAGGCCGGCTGCTCCGGCGCCGTGCAGGCCCTCGACCTCGGCCGCACCCTGGTCCTCGGCGGTCGGCGGGCCGGCCTGGTCCTCGGCGGGGACGTCACCCACCGCTTCCTCTCGCCCCGGCGGGACACCGCCCGGATGCCCACCGAGGAACTGGTCAACCACGTCCTGTTCGGCGACGGGGCGGGAGCCGCCGTCCTCACGGACGAACCCGAGGGCGAGCGGATCGCCCTGCGGTCGGTGCTCAACTCCTGGACCGGGCGGGGCCGTCCGCCCGGCCAGCTCCTCGACTGGTACGGCACCACCGACCGGGACTCGCAGCGGCGGATGCTGGCCGAGGACTACAAGGCGATCGAGGAGCACGTCCCCGCCATCTCCGTGGAGATCCTCTGGGAGCTGCTCGGCGGGCTCGGGTGGGGCCTCGACGACATCGCCTTCCTGCTGCCGCCGCAGCTGTCCGAGCGGATGACCGCCCGCATCGTCGAGCGGCTCCCGGCCGGGCCCGCCCGGGAGGTCTCCTGCGTCGCCGAGACCGGCAACACGGGCAACGCCCTCCCCTTCCTGCAAGTCGACCGACTGCTCCCGCAGTTCGCCACCGGGGACCGGGCGCTCGCCCTGTGCGTGGAGTCCAGCAGGTGGATCAGAGCCGGGTTCGCCCTGGAGAAGGTGTGA
- a CDS encoding type I polyketide synthase, with amino-acid sequence MGDVAIVGIDCTFPGAAGVQAYWDLLMRGGAGIAPVPAQRWEARDFPAVSGSGGFIDDADVFDSDFFSVTPREAAAMDPHHRLLLPCAWRALEDAGRAPGDLAGTETGVFVGVMGGEWGRLTMSDLARVTPLLGSGSSAGMAANRISYHFNFTGPSLAVDTACSSSLVAVHLAAGSLLTGECDTALAGGVNIVLSPSLGMVYGQLGLAAADGRCKPFSADADGIGRSDGVGLVVLRRLADALADGQRIYAVLRGSAVNQDGRSNGVIAPNRWSQQRVLDSAYRRAGVAPDRVAFVEAHGTGTVLGDAIECAALGAVHGVPRETPCAIGSVKGNLGHTEGAAGIAGLIKTALALHHRIVPASLFADRENPQLRLGERGLRLLKSPLRLPRGESLAGVSSFGMGGTNAHAVLGSAPRTPRSGVAGGARTRGAGDAVGVFTVSADTPEALRRNLAAQADAVAGRPRGGAAALCRSSNLVKTGLPHRFAAPVRDTGELVGALRRAAALQDTTAGGGRPWGRPVTAFLFTGQGSEFPGMTAGLHRDSPLYRRHLAEADEALAPHLGASVRDLLLGGDERVHRPRFAQPALFAVGYALARTLTSLGVTPAAVLGHSLGEYGAAVTAGALGLQEAARLVVRRGALTDGLPAGGGMIATSAGPEELAGLLAAEPGTVVAALNGPADTVVSGPLDALDRITRQLTGRGTRVRPLPVSHAFHSPLMAPAAAGLRTETVRCAPPAVPLASTRHGRVLRHEPMDAGYWAGQIEEPVLMDSALGALVADVAPTHLIEIGPRGLLLQIAARGGRAPGVEYLHPSPGPGATGLELAEALAALYRGGLDPRWEELYAPEHRSAETLAPYVFSSARRSWDRESFVPAVRPAAAPVTAFTGFTAARPEPSRGAAGADGPDADDPVLHAVVRAVAEVGGYPPERVVPEARFYEDLGFDSVMIMQLKNQVEARLPRLGEVSVQQMLPALRSVGALAEFLGDVAMARSS; translated from the coding sequence CCGCCGTCAGCGGCAGCGGCGGTTTCATCGACGACGCCGATGTCTTCGACAGCGACTTCTTCTCGGTCACCCCCCGCGAGGCCGCCGCCATGGACCCGCACCACCGGCTGCTGCTGCCCTGCGCCTGGCGGGCCCTGGAGGACGCAGGCCGGGCCCCCGGCGACCTCGCGGGCACCGAGACCGGGGTGTTCGTCGGGGTGATGGGCGGTGAGTGGGGCCGCCTCACGATGAGCGACCTCGCACGCGTCACCCCCCTGCTCGGCTCCGGCAGCAGCGCCGGCATGGCGGCCAACCGGATCTCCTACCACTTCAACTTCACCGGGCCGAGCCTCGCCGTCGACACGGCCTGCTCGTCCTCGCTGGTCGCCGTCCACCTCGCGGCGGGCTCCCTGCTGACCGGGGAGTGCGACACCGCCCTGGCCGGCGGGGTCAACATCGTGCTCTCGCCCTCGCTGGGCATGGTCTACGGGCAGCTCGGCCTGGCCGCCGCCGACGGGCGCTGCAAGCCCTTCAGCGCGGACGCCGACGGGATCGGCCGCAGCGACGGAGTGGGCCTGGTCGTGCTGCGCCGGCTGGCGGACGCCCTCGCGGACGGCCAGCGGATCTACGCCGTGCTGCGCGGCAGCGCCGTCAACCAGGACGGCCGCAGCAACGGCGTGATCGCCCCCAACCGCTGGTCGCAGCAGCGGGTGCTGGACTCCGCGTACCGGCGCGCCGGGGTCGCCCCCGACCGGGTCGCGTTCGTGGAGGCGCACGGCACCGGGACCGTGCTGGGCGACGCCATCGAGTGCGCGGCGCTCGGCGCGGTGCACGGCGTCCCGCGAGAGACCCCGTGCGCGATCGGCTCCGTCAAGGGCAACCTCGGCCACACCGAAGGCGCGGCGGGCATCGCCGGCCTCATCAAGACCGCCCTCGCCCTGCACCACCGCATCGTCCCCGCCAGCCTCTTCGCCGACCGGGAGAACCCGCAGCTGAGGCTCGGCGAGCGCGGCCTGCGGCTGCTGAAGTCGCCGCTGCGGCTGCCGCGCGGGGAGAGCCTCGCCGGCGTCAGCAGCTTCGGCATGGGGGGAACGAACGCCCACGCGGTCCTCGGCTCGGCGCCGCGTACCCCGCGCAGCGGCGTCGCCGGCGGGGCCCGTACGCGCGGCGCCGGCGACGCGGTCGGCGTCTTCACCGTCAGCGCCGACACCCCCGAGGCCCTGCGCCGCAACCTCGCCGCCCAGGCCGATGCGGTGGCCGGGCGGCCGCGCGGCGGCGCGGCCGCCCTGTGCCGCAGCAGCAACCTCGTCAAGACCGGGCTGCCGCACCGCTTCGCGGCCCCCGTCCGCGACACCGGCGAACTCGTCGGCGCCCTGCGCCGGGCGGCAGCGCTCCAGGACACCACCGCCGGCGGCGGCCGTCCGTGGGGCAGGCCCGTCACCGCCTTCCTCTTCACCGGCCAGGGCAGCGAGTTCCCCGGCATGACGGCCGGGCTGCACCGCGACTCCCCGCTCTACCGCCGGCACCTCGCCGAGGCCGACGAGGCGCTCGCCCCGCACCTCGGTGCGTCGGTGCGCGACCTCCTCCTCGGCGGCGACGAGCGGGTGCACCGGCCGCGGTTCGCGCAGCCCGCCCTGTTCGCCGTCGGATACGCCCTGGCCCGTACGCTCACCTCGCTCGGCGTCACCCCGGCCGCCGTCCTCGGCCACAGCCTCGGCGAGTACGGCGCCGCCGTCACCGCGGGCGCCCTCGGCCTGCAGGAGGCGGCCCGGCTCGTCGTCCGGCGCGGCGCCCTGACGGACGGACTCCCCGCAGGCGGCGGCATGATCGCCACGAGCGCCGGCCCCGAGGAGCTCGCCGGCCTCCTGGCGGCCGAGCCGGGCACGGTGGTGGCGGCGCTGAACGGCCCCGCCGACACCGTGGTCTCCGGCCCCCTGGACGCACTGGACCGGATCACGCGGCAGCTCACCGGCCGCGGGACCAGGGTCAGGCCGCTGCCCGTCTCCCACGCCTTCCACTCGCCCCTGATGGCCCCGGCCGCCGCGGGACTGCGCACCGAGACGGTGCGGTGCGCACCGCCCGCCGTGCCGCTGGCCTCGACCCGGCACGGCCGGGTGCTGCGCCACGAGCCCATGGACGCCGGCTACTGGGCCGGCCAGATCGAGGAGCCGGTCCTCATGGACAGCGCGCTGGGGGCGCTCGTCGCCGACGTCGCCCCCACCCATCTGATCGAGATCGGCCCCCGCGGCCTGCTCCTGCAGATCGCCGCCCGCGGCGGGCGCGCGCCCGGCGTGGAGTACCTGCACCCGTCCCCTGGCCCCGGGGCCACCGGCCTGGAGCTCGCCGAGGCCCTCGCGGCCCTGTACCGCGGCGGGCTCGACCCGCGGTGGGAGGAGCTGTACGCCCCAGAGCACCGCAGTGCCGAGACCCTGGCCCCGTACGTCTTCTCCTCGGCGCGGCGCTCCTGGGACCGGGAGTCCTTCGTACCCGCGGTCCGGCCGGCCGCCGCGCCCGTCACCGCTTTCACCGGCTTCACGGCCGCACGGCCGGAGCCGTCCCGCGGGGCCGCCGGGGCGGACGGCCCCGACGCCGACGACCCGGTGCTGCACGCGGTGGTGCGGGCCGTCGCCGAGGTCGGCGGCTACCCGCCGGAGCGCGTCGTGCCCGAGGCCCGCTTCTACGAGGACCTCGGCTTCGACTCCGTGATGATCATGCAGCTCAAGAACCAGGTGGAGGCCCGGCTGCCACGGCTCGGTGAGGTGTCCGTGCAGCAGATGCTGCCCGCGCTGCGGTCCGTCGGAGCGCTGGCCGAGTTCCTGGGGGACGTGGCCATGGCGAGGTCGTCGTGA